Below is a window of Moorella thermoacetica DNA.
GACGGTGCCCGGCTGAACTTTGTCCCCTTTGGCGACCTTGATACTGGCCAGGTTGGCGTAGACCACCTGGTAGCCACTGCCGTTGTCGATAGTCAGGCGGTAACGCCAGGCGTCGCTGTACTCCACCTGTTTAACCTCCCCGGCGCTGGCGGCTTTAACCTGGCTGTTGGTAGGGGCTGCCAGGTCTACCCCGCCGTGGAAGCGGTAATCGCCAAAAGCCGGAGCATAGGCAAAACCATACCTGACGGCGATCTGGCCGTTTACCGGCGCCGCCAGGGCGGGCTGGCCGGCGTCTTTCCCGGCCGGGGCCGTCTCTGGTGTCGTGGCCGGGGCTACCCGGGCCCCGGATTGCCCCTGCAAGTCGGGGGGTACCGTCGTCGCACCAGATAGGGGCTCTCTGGGCCGCGGTTCAGCCTGGGGAGTCGCTGTCCCGGACGTTTGGAAAGTGGCCCGGACACCGGTATTGTGAAAGACGGCCTTATTGGTTACCAGGTAGTAGCTGCCGCTGAACAAGAGGGCCAGCAGTACCAGGTACAGGCCGCGGCGGCGCAGGACCCTTTGCAGCCGGGCCAGGCCCTCGCGCCCGGGCAGGGTTCCTGCCGGTAACAGTTTTTTCCATGAGGCCAAAATCTTCAGCATCTGGCTCTATCACCTCAGCTGGATTCTGCCCCATAATTCACCATTTAATACATATATTGGCTGCGGTCGCTCCTCCAAAAATAGGGTTCTGGTAAAGATAATGTTGATGTAGCCTCAAACCAAGTCGCCCTCCGCCTGTACCCTTAAGTCCCTCCCTTTAGCCAACATTTTCGTGGGTTCGCCGTCGGGGGTCTTCGCCCTCTCTATCTGT
It encodes the following:
- a CDS encoding M23 family metallopeptidase, with translation MLKILASWKKLLPAGTLPGREGLARLQRVLRRRGLYLVLLALLFSGSYYLVTNKAVFHNTGVRATFQTSGTATPQAEPRPREPLSGATTVPPDLQGQSGARVAPATTPETAPAGKDAGQPALAAPVNGQIAVRYGFAYAPAFGDYRFHGGVDLAAPTNSQVKAASAGEVKQVEYSDAWRYRLTIDNGSGYQVVYANLASIKVAKGDKVQPGTVLGELGEPGTAEAGTQPHLHLELLKNGKTVDPVPAMQ